From Pseudoalteromonas sp. DL-6, one genomic window encodes:
- the sucA gene encoding 2-oxoglutarate dehydrogenase E1 component, translating into MHEGVMKAWLESSHLNGGNVAYVEELYEAYLDDATSVPEEWREVFEQLPKVDGVDVEVKHSEVRSQFAALAKNKHREVVVAEGSGGDLKQVKVLQLINAFRFRGHQNANLDPLGIWQRERVRDLELEYHDLSNADFDREFNVGSFAVGRDTMPLGELYQALKTTYCGSIGAEYMHITSTEEKRWLQQRLESVQSRPKFDKNEKLRILKGLTAADGLEKYLGAKFPGAKRFSLEGGDALVPMLKELIHRAGESGQKEAVIGMAHRGRLNVLVNVLGKNPSELFDEFAGKHKDTLSSGDVKYHMGYSSDFATKGGNVHMALAFNPSHLEIVNPVVMGSVRARLDRLNDKTGSKALPITIHGDSAIAGQGVVQETFNLSQTNAFSCGGSIRIVVNNQVGFTTSKQDDVRSTDYCTDIAKMVQSPIFHVNSDDPEAVAFVTQLALDFRNQFKRDVVIDLVCYRRHGHNEADEPNATQPVMYQKIKKHPVPRLIYADQLISEGSFTENEVKALADDYRNGLDDGNCVVEEIQPETSHSSDWAKYVGHDWNVDYDASVSVEKLKELGNIVASYPEDHKAQSRVKKIYDDRKAMAAGEKALDWGMAETLAYATIAAEGTDIRLTGQDSGRGTFFHRHAVVHGQQDGATYLPLQNISEDQGTFEVFDSVLSEEAVLAFEYGYATAEPTSLVLWEAQFGDFANGAQVVFDQFLSSGEQKWGRLCGLTCLLPHGYEGQGPEHSSARLERFLQLCADHNMQVCVPSTPAQVYAMLRRQSVRPLRRPLIVMTPKSLLRHPLATSSLEELSEGVFHNVIDEIDDIDAKKVERVVFCSGKVYYELLQERRKLEQDNIAIVRVEQLYPFPHDEMKTIIERYQHVTDFVWCQEEPQNQGAWYCSQHHFIDAIPQDAKLKYAGRKASASPACGYMSVHTKEQQALVADALTIEKKG; encoded by the coding sequence ATGCACGAAGGTGTGATGAAGGCATGGCTAGAATCTTCACATTTAAACGGCGGTAACGTTGCTTATGTTGAAGAGCTTTATGAAGCGTATTTAGACGATGCGACTTCGGTGCCAGAAGAATGGCGAGAAGTGTTCGAACAATTACCAAAAGTTGATGGTGTGGATGTTGAAGTAAAACATTCAGAAGTTCGTTCACAATTTGCGGCGCTTGCTAAAAACAAGCATAGAGAAGTAGTGGTAGCAGAGGGCAGTGGCGGCGACCTTAAACAGGTTAAAGTTCTGCAACTTATTAATGCTTTCCGTTTTCGTGGACACCAAAATGCAAACCTAGATCCACTAGGTATTTGGCAACGAGAACGTGTACGAGATTTAGAGCTAGAATACCACGACTTATCAAATGCTGACTTTGACCGCGAATTTAACGTAGGATCGTTTGCCGTAGGCCGCGATACTATGCCTTTAGGTGAGTTATACCAAGCACTAAAAACTACTTATTGTGGTTCTATTGGCGCAGAGTATATGCACATCACATCAACAGAAGAAAAACGTTGGTTACAACAGCGTTTAGAGTCTGTTCAGTCTAGGCCAAAATTCGATAAAAATGAAAAGCTACGTATCCTTAAAGGATTGACAGCGGCTGATGGTCTTGAAAAATATTTAGGGGCTAAGTTCCCGGGTGCTAAGCGTTTCTCACTTGAAGGTGGCGATGCGTTAGTTCCTATGCTTAAAGAGCTTATACACCGCGCGGGTGAAAGTGGCCAAAAAGAAGCCGTAATCGGCATGGCTCACCGCGGACGCTTGAACGTACTTGTGAATGTACTTGGTAAAAATCCATCAGAATTATTTGATGAATTTGCTGGTAAACACAAAGATACTTTAAGCTCTGGTGATGTTAAGTATCACATGGGTTACTCTTCAGATTTCGCGACCAAAGGTGGCAATGTGCATATGGCACTTGCGTTTAACCCATCGCACTTAGAAATCGTTAATCCTGTGGTTATGGGGTCTGTGCGCGCACGTCTTGATCGTCTAAACGACAAAACTGGCAGCAAAGCACTTCCTATTACTATTCACGGCGACTCTGCAATCGCAGGTCAGGGTGTAGTACAAGAAACGTTTAACTTATCACAAACTAATGCATTTAGTTGTGGTGGTAGCATTCGTATTGTTGTTAATAACCAAGTTGGTTTTACAACAAGCAAGCAAGACGATGTTCGCTCTACTGATTACTGTACTGATATTGCAAAAATGGTTCAATCACCAATCTTCCACGTAAACTCTGATGATCCTGAAGCGGTTGCGTTTGTTACGCAGTTAGCGCTTGATTTTAGAAACCAGTTTAAACGTGACGTTGTGATTGACCTTGTTTGTTACCGTCGCCATGGTCATAACGAAGCTGATGAGCCTAATGCTACACAGCCTGTTATGTATCAAAAGATTAAAAAACATCCAGTCCCTCGCTTAATTTATGCAGATCAGTTAATTTCGGAAGGTTCTTTCACAGAAAACGAAGTGAAAGCACTTGCTGATGATTATCGTAATGGCTTAGATGATGGCAACTGTGTAGTTGAAGAAATTCAACCAGAAACGTCACATTCTTCTGATTGGGCTAAATACGTTGGCCATGATTGGAATGTTGACTACGACGCGAGCGTTTCTGTAGAGAAGCTTAAAGAGCTCGGTAACATTGTCGCAAGCTACCCTGAAGACCACAAAGCGCAATCTCGTGTTAAGAAAATATACGATGATCGCAAAGCTATGGCAGCCGGTGAAAAAGCACTTGATTGGGGTATGGCAGAGACTTTAGCGTATGCAACTATTGCAGCTGAAGGCACTGATATTCGCCTAACAGGTCAAGACTCTGGCCGTGGTACCTTCTTCCATCGCCATGCCGTTGTTCACGGTCAACAAGACGGTGCAACATACTTGCCACTACAAAACATTAGTGAAGATCAAGGTACGTTTGAAGTATTTGATTCGGTGCTATCTGAAGAAGCGGTATTAGCGTTTGAATATGGTTATGCAACAGCAGAGCCGACCTCACTTGTTTTATGGGAAGCGCAATTTGGTGATTTCGCCAATGGTGCACAAGTAGTTTTTGACCAATTCTTAAGTTCAGGTGAGCAAAAGTGGGGTCGTTTATGTGGCCTGACATGTTTGCTACCACATGGTTATGAAGGCCAAGGTCCTGAGCATAGCTCTGCACGTCTTGAGCGCTTTTTACAGTTGTGTGCTGATCATAATATGCAAGTATGTGTACCATCTACACCTGCACAAGTTTATGCAATGCTGCGTCGTCAATCGGTTAGACCACTTCGTCGCCCATTGATTGTTATGACGCCAAAATCATTGCTTCGTCACCCATTAGCTACATCATCGCTTGAAGAACTATCAGAGGGCGTATTCCACAATGTGATCGATGAAATTGATGATATTGATGCTAAGAAAGTAGAACGTGTTGTATTTTGTAGTGGTAAAGTTTACTACGAATTATTACAAGAGCGTCGTAAACTTGAGCAAGACAACATTGCTATTGTTCGTGTTGAACAGTTATACCCGTTCCCACATGACGAAATGAAGACGATTATTGAGCGTTATCAGCATGTTACTGATTTTGTATGGTGTCAGGAAGAGCCGCAAAACCAAGGTGCTTGGTATTGTTCTCAACATCACTTTATTGATGCAATTCCACAAGATGCAAAATTAAAATATGCTGGTCGTAAAGCTTCAGCATCACCTGCATGTGGTTATATGTCAGTACATACTAAAGAACAACAAGCGCTCGTTGCCGACGCGCTTACTATAGAAAAGAAAGGATAA
- a CDS encoding succinate dehydrogenase iron-sulfur subunit, translating to MAQVQFSVYRYNPDVDNAPRMQEYTLQTEEGQDMMVLDALLLLKEQDPTLSFRRSCREGVCGSDGVNMNGKNGLACITPLSTLQKNGKGKIVVRPLPGLPVVRDLVIDMSQFYTQYEKVKPYLINDEPAAGERLQSIEERDKLDGLYECILCACCSTSCPSFWWNPDKFIGPAGLLHAYRFLADSRDTATEERLADLDDAFSVFRCHSIMNCVSVCPKGLNPTKAIGQIKSMLLNRSV from the coding sequence ATGGCACAAGTACAATTTTCAGTTTATCGTTACAATCCGGATGTTGACAACGCACCTCGTATGCAAGAATACACTTTGCAAACTGAGGAAGGCCAAGACATGATGGTATTGGATGCACTTTTATTATTAAAAGAGCAAGATCCTACATTATCATTCCGTCGTTCATGCCGTGAAGGCGTGTGTGGTTCAGACGGTGTAAACATGAATGGTAAGAACGGCTTAGCATGTATTACTCCTTTATCTACGCTACAAAAAAATGGCAAAGGTAAAATCGTAGTACGTCCATTACCGGGACTTCCTGTTGTTCGTGACCTTGTTATTGACATGAGTCAGTTCTACACTCAATACGAAAAAGTAAAACCGTATCTAATAAATGACGAGCCTGCTGCAGGCGAACGTCTTCAATCTATTGAAGAGCGTGATAAATTAGATGGGCTTTATGAGTGTATTTTATGTGCATGTTGTTCTACATCGTGTCCTTCTTTCTGGTGGAATCCAGATAAGTTTATAGGTCCAGCAGGCCTTCTTCATGCTTACCGTTTCTTAGCTGATAGCCGAGATACTGCAACAGAAGAGCGTTTAGCTGACTTAGACGATGCATTCAGTGTGTTCCGTTGCCACAGTATCATGAACTGTGTTAGCGTTTGTCCTAAGGGTCTTAACCCGACTAAAGCAATTGGGCAAATAAAATCTATGTTATTAAACCGCTCGGTTTAA
- the sdhA gene encoding succinate dehydrogenase flavoprotein subunit — MKYSVREFDAVVIGAGGAGMRAALAITESGKTCALISKVFPTRSHTVSAQGGITVALGNSHEDNWEWHMYDTVKGSDFIGDQDAIEYMCNTGPEAITELENMGLPFSRFENGRVYQRPFGGQSKNFGGEQAARTAAAADRTGHALLHLLYQQNVKNKTNVFSEWYALDLVKNDNGDVVGCTAIEIETGEITFFKSKAVVLATGGAGRIFASTTNAHINTGDGVGMATRAGISMQDMEMWQFHPTGIAGAGTLVTEGCRGEGGYLLNKDGERFMERYAPNAKDLASRDVVARSMMTEIREGRGCDGPWGPHLKLKLDHLGEETLNLRLPGVCDLAKTFAHVDPAKEPIPVIPTCHYMMGGVPTNVNGQVLNIDAAGNEKVVQGLFAVGEIACVSVHGANRLGGNSLLDLVVFGRAAGNFLGKYLNDVEISKAASESDLEASLARFNRWESSTVGQGEDPVQIKKDLQQCMQLNFSVFREGDSMATGLTELKEIRERLQHARLDDKSSDFNTMRIECLELDNLMETAYSTAVAANFRTESRGAHSRFDFPDRDDENWLCHSVFNPVTDEMSKRKVNYEPKLREAFPPKARTY, encoded by the coding sequence GTGAAATATTCTGTTCGTGAATTTGACGCCGTAGTAATTGGTGCCGGTGGTGCAGGTATGCGCGCTGCTCTTGCTATTACTGAATCTGGCAAAACATGTGCACTAATCTCTAAAGTTTTTCCGACACGCTCACACACTGTATCTGCTCAAGGTGGTATTACAGTAGCGCTAGGTAATTCGCATGAAGATAACTGGGAATGGCATATGTATGATACCGTTAAAGGTTCCGATTTTATCGGTGACCAAGACGCTATCGAATACATGTGTAATACAGGCCCAGAAGCTATTACTGAATTAGAAAACATGGGCTTACCATTTTCTCGTTTTGAAAATGGCCGTGTTTACCAACGTCCTTTCGGTGGTCAATCGAAAAACTTTGGTGGTGAACAAGCTGCACGTACCGCAGCAGCTGCTGACCGTACTGGTCACGCATTATTACACCTTCTTTATCAACAAAACGTTAAAAATAAAACAAATGTATTTTCTGAATGGTATGCACTTGATTTAGTTAAAAACGATAATGGCGATGTAGTAGGTTGTACAGCGATTGAAATTGAAACCGGTGAAATCACTTTCTTCAAATCAAAAGCAGTTGTGTTAGCTACTGGTGGTGCAGGTCGTATCTTCGCATCAACAACTAATGCTCACATTAACACTGGTGACGGTGTTGGTATGGCGACTCGTGCTGGTATTTCTATGCAAGACATGGAAATGTGGCAATTCCATCCGACAGGTATTGCAGGTGCAGGTACGCTAGTAACTGAAGGTTGTCGTGGTGAAGGTGGTTATCTTTTAAATAAAGATGGCGAACGTTTCATGGAACGCTATGCACCAAACGCTAAAGATTTAGCATCTCGTGACGTTGTTGCCCGTTCAATGATGACAGAGATTCGTGAAGGTCGTGGTTGTGATGGTCCTTGGGGTCCTCACCTTAAGTTGAAACTTGACCACTTAGGCGAAGAAACGCTTAACTTACGTCTTCCAGGTGTATGCGACCTTGCTAAAACATTTGCTCACGTTGATCCTGCAAAAGAACCAATTCCAGTTATCCCAACATGTCACTACATGATGGGTGGTGTGCCAACTAACGTAAATGGTCAAGTACTTAATATCGATGCCGCTGGTAACGAAAAAGTAGTACAAGGTTTATTTGCTGTTGGTGAGATTGCATGTGTATCTGTTCACGGTGCTAACCGCTTAGGTGGTAACTCATTACTTGATTTAGTTGTATTTGGCCGTGCTGCTGGTAACTTCTTAGGTAAATACCTAAATGACGTTGAAATTTCTAAAGCGGCTTCTGAGTCTGATTTAGAAGCGTCTTTAGCTCGCTTTAACCGTTGGGAAAGCTCAACAGTTGGTCAAGGCGAAGACCCAGTACAAATCAAGAAAGACCTACAACAGTGTATGCAGCTTAACTTCTCGGTATTCCGTGAAGGTGACTCAATGGCAACTGGTCTTACTGAGCTTAAAGAAATTCGTGAACGCTTACAGCATGCACGTCTTGATGATAAATCATCAGACTTCAACACCATGCGTATTGAATGTTTAGAATTAGACAACTTAATGGAAACAGCTTACTCAACTGCAGTAGCTGCAAACTTCCGTACTGAAAGCCGTGGTGCACACTCTCGCTTTGACTTCCCAGATCGTGATGACGAAAACTGGTTATGTCACTCAGTATTTAATCCGGTAACGGATGAAATGAGCAAGCGTAAAGTAAACTACGAGCCTAAGCTACGTGAAGCATTCCCACCTAAAGCACGTACCTACTAG
- the sdhD gene encoding succinate dehydrogenase, hydrophobic membrane anchor protein, translating into MVLNQATLKRDGVQDFVSLRTTALIISAYAIFIIGYFLAMPEVTYDAWTGLFSNLAMKGATLITLVCIMVHTRIGLWQVLTDYVKNAKLRAFLGFVLNLMAVAYVAVGLIVLWGV; encoded by the coding sequence ATGGTCTTAAATCAAGCAACTCTTAAACGTGATGGCGTACAAGATTTTGTATCTCTACGCACAACGGCATTAATAATCAGTGCATATGCAATTTTTATTATTGGCTATTTTTTAGCAATGCCAGAAGTCACATATGACGCCTGGACAGGCCTATTCTCTAACCTAGCAATGAAAGGGGCGACATTAATCACCCTAGTTTGCATTATGGTTCATACCCGTATCGGCCTTTGGCAGGTTCTAACCGACTATGTAAAGAATGCTAAATTGCGTGCTTTCTTAGGCTTTGTACTAAACCTAATGGCTGTCGCTTACGTAGCTGTAGGTTTAATCGTTTTATGGGGTGTTTAA
- the sdhC gene encoding succinate dehydrogenase, cytochrome b556 subunit: protein MKKQRPVNLDLTTISMPATAKASIFHRVTGVALFFALTFVIWAWSESLSSAEGFEFVKGLFNGFIAKFIAWGTLSVLGYHLIGGIRHIIMDMGHWEELESGNTSAKIAMALGVVFAVLAGVWIWS, encoded by the coding sequence GTGAAAAAGCAAAGACCTGTAAATCTAGATCTAACAACTATATCTATGCCGGCAACGGCTAAAGCTTCAATTTTTCACCGCGTCACCGGTGTTGCATTATTTTTTGCTTTAACGTTTGTCATTTGGGCTTGGTCAGAGTCTCTTTCTTCAGCTGAAGGTTTTGAATTCGTCAAGGGTCTGTTTAACGGATTCATTGCCAAATTTATAGCTTGGGGCACCCTTTCTGTATTGGGTTATCACCTTATCGGTGGTATCCGTCACATCATTATGGATATGGGGCATTGGGAAGAACTTGAATCAGGCAACACTAGCGCTAAAATTGCGATGGCACTTGGCGTTGTGTTTGCTGTATTGGCAGGGGTGTGGATATGGTCTTAA
- a CDS encoding citrate synthase yields MADKKATVHIDGLDPIELPIYQGTAGQDVIDVRTLGSHGHFTYDPGFMSTGSCESTITYIDGGKGVLLHRGYPIEQLAESSNYVELCYLLLNGELPTKEQYDDFATKITRSTMLDEKIANFFQGFRFDAHPMAMLCGVVGALSSFYHEDLDITDAVQRKTSAIKLVAKLPTIAAMAYKTNIGQPFVYPRNDLSYAENFLHMMFSVPAEEYKVNPVTAKAMDKIFMLHADHEQNASTSTVRLAGSSGANPYACIAAGIASLWGPAHGGANEACLNMLEEIGSVDRIDEYVAKAKDKADPFRLMGFGHRVYKNFDPRATVMRQTCHEVLAELNIQDPLLDIAMKLEQIALEDPYFVEKKLYPNVDFYSGIILKAIGIPTSMFTVIFAMARTVGWISHWDEMLSQPGHKISRPRQLYTGETARDFKATDKR; encoded by the coding sequence ATGGCAGATAAGAAAGCCACAGTCCATATTGATGGGCTAGATCCAATCGAACTTCCAATTTATCAAGGTACTGCTGGCCAAGATGTAATTGATGTACGTACACTCGGCTCACATGGTCACTTTACTTATGACCCAGGTTTCATGTCGACTGGTTCTTGTGAATCTACCATCACTTACATCGATGGTGGTAAAGGTGTTTTATTACACCGCGGTTACCCGATCGAGCAGTTAGCAGAGAGCTCTAACTACGTTGAGTTATGTTACTTACTATTAAACGGTGAGTTACCAACTAAAGAGCAATACGATGATTTTGCTACAAAAATCACTCGTAGCACAATGCTAGATGAAAAAATCGCAAACTTCTTCCAAGGTTTCCGTTTTGATGCACACCCAATGGCAATGCTATGTGGTGTGGTTGGTGCATTATCTTCTTTTTACCATGAAGATCTTGATATCACTGATGCTGTTCAACGTAAGACAAGCGCTATTAAATTAGTTGCTAAATTACCAACGATTGCGGCAATGGCATACAAAACAAACATCGGTCAACCGTTTGTATACCCACGCAATGATTTAAGCTATGCAGAAAACTTCTTACACATGATGTTCTCTGTACCTGCTGAAGAATACAAAGTGAACCCAGTAACAGCTAAAGCAATGGATAAAATCTTTATGCTTCATGCTGACCACGAACAAAATGCTTCAACGTCAACAGTACGTTTAGCAGGTTCTTCTGGTGCTAACCCTTATGCATGTATTGCTGCGGGTATTGCATCTCTTTGGGGCCCTGCTCACGGCGGTGCTAACGAAGCATGTTTAAACATGTTAGAAGAAATTGGCTCAGTTGATCGTATTGACGAATACGTAGCAAAAGCAAAAGATAAAGCGGATCCGTTCCGTCTTATGGGCTTTGGACACCGTGTTTACAAAAACTTCGACCCACGTGCAACCGTAATGCGTCAAACGTGTCATGAAGTATTAGCAGAGCTAAACATTCAAGATCCATTGCTTGATATTGCTATGAAGCTTGAGCAAATTGCACTTGAAGACCCATACTTTGTTGAGAAGAAACTATACCCTAACGTAGATTTCTACTCAGGTATTATCTTAAAAGCGATTGGTATTCCTACTAGCATGTTCACTGTAATTTTTGCAATGGCACGTACTGTAGGTTGGATCTCACACTGGGACGAGATGCTTTCTCAACCTGGCCACAAGATCAGCCGCCCACGTCAGCTTTACACAGGTGAAACAGCCCGTGATTTCAAAGCAACTGACAAGCGCTAA
- a CDS encoding SufS family cysteine desulfurase: protein MSVSSFDPKTIRNDFPTLNQTINGYPLVYLDSAATTQKPQCVIDATNEFYTYQNANVHRGRHTLSEQATTAYELVRQRVADYFQVSGNEIVWTKGATEAINLVAHGLRNTLTTDDTILISPIEHHANIVPWQELAAYTGATLKVLPLNDDATFDISQCCDVIKLTKPALLAITQASNALGNITDLTPLITAAKAVNALTLVDGAQGALHLRPNLIKLDCDFYVFSAHKMLGPTGLGGLYGRYSALNALSPYQTGGEMIEKVTLTQSTYRDAPAKFEAGTPNIAGVLGFGAALEYIIALDQQTLKHYEQQLFIYAANALNQIDGISIYSDLKSNIGTLCFNYKNEHPYDLATLLDGYGIAVRSGHHCTQPLMTHLKLNGSLRASFAFYNTTKDVDQFITALKECIALLD, encoded by the coding sequence ATGTCTGTGTCCTCGTTTGATCCTAAAACAATCCGTAATGATTTCCCTACCCTAAATCAGACAATCAATGGCTACCCTTTGGTTTATTTAGACTCGGCAGCAACAACACAAAAGCCACAATGCGTGATTGACGCTACTAACGAGTTTTACACCTATCAGAATGCAAATGTTCATCGCGGCCGTCATACCCTTAGTGAGCAAGCTACAACGGCTTATGAGCTAGTACGTCAACGCGTTGCTGATTATTTTCAGGTAAGCGGTAATGAAATTGTTTGGACTAAAGGCGCTACTGAGGCGATTAACTTAGTTGCACATGGCCTAAGAAATACATTAACAACTGACGACACCATTTTAATTAGCCCAATCGAGCATCACGCGAATATTGTGCCATGGCAAGAACTTGCGGCATACACTGGAGCAACCTTAAAAGTGCTGCCACTCAATGACGATGCCACCTTTGATATTAGCCAGTGTTGTGACGTGATTAAACTTACCAAGCCTGCGCTGCTAGCTATTACACAAGCCTCTAATGCGCTGGGCAATATTACCGATTTAACTCCGCTGATAACCGCTGCGAAGGCAGTAAATGCGTTAACTTTAGTCGATGGCGCACAAGGCGCTCTGCATTTAAGACCTAATTTAATAAAGCTTGATTGTGATTTTTACGTGTTTTCAGCTCACAAAATGTTGGGGCCAACAGGATTAGGCGGTTTATATGGCCGCTACAGCGCACTTAATGCATTATCGCCTTACCAAACAGGCGGTGAAATGATTGAAAAAGTGACCCTAACGCAAAGCACTTATCGTGACGCTCCCGCTAAGTTTGAAGCAGGAACACCGAATATAGCCGGTGTTTTAGGCTTCGGTGCGGCGCTTGAGTATATAATTGCACTTGATCAGCAAACATTAAAGCACTATGAACAACAGTTGTTTATTTATGCAGCGAACGCACTGAATCAAATAGACGGTATTAGTATCTATAGCGACCTAAAATCGAACATTGGTACATTGTGCTTTAATTATAAAAATGAACATCCGTATGATCTGGCAACTTTACTTGACGGCTATGGTATTGCAGTGCGAAGTGGTCATCATTGTACCCAACCATTAATGACCCATTTGAAACTAAATGGCTCACTCAGAGCGAGTTTTGCATTTTATAATACGACTAAAGATGTAGACCAATTTATTACTGCGCTTAAAGAATGCATCGCTTTATTAGACTAA
- a CDS encoding SufE family protein, which translates to MTQTYQRVSKNIESSASWQQKYREIMLLGKTLPPLADILKTDDALVQGCESKVWMFVEFDLTENALVVIGDSDTRIVKGLLALILALYNGLTPEEVLNVNAYEEFEKLGLISHLSASRGNGVKAMVEKIQTLAKQKAR; encoded by the coding sequence ATGACTCAGACATACCAACGGGTAAGTAAAAACATTGAAAGCAGTGCAAGCTGGCAACAGAAATACCGTGAAATTATGTTACTTGGCAAAACACTCCCACCACTTGCCGATATATTAAAAACCGACGATGCGCTCGTGCAAGGCTGTGAGAGTAAAGTGTGGATGTTTGTTGAATTTGACCTAACCGAGAATGCGTTGGTTGTGATTGGTGATTCTGATACGCGCATAGTGAAAGGCTTATTGGCGTTAATTTTAGCCCTGTATAACGGTTTAACACCCGAAGAGGTGTTAAACGTTAATGCCTATGAAGAATTTGAAAAACTTGGCTTAATTAGCCACTTAAGCGCTTCTCGCGGCAATGGAGTAAAAGCCATGGTTGAAAAAATACAAACCTTAGCCAAACAAAAAGCGCGTTAA
- the tcdA gene encoding tRNA cyclic N6-threonylcarbamoyladenosine(37) synthase TcdA, translating to MSEQVTDIRFGGIKRLYGQQQFEWLQQAHFCVVGIGGVGSWTAEALARTGVGKITLIDLDDICATNVNRQIHALTGTIGEAKVDAMKARCELINPECIVNVIDDFITLDNIQEHIQGFDYVIDCIDAVKEKAALIAHCKRNKLPIITTGGAGGQTDPSQITFGDVAKTTQDPLLAKVRYILRKQYNFSSNPKRKFNIDCVYSTEQLVYPGSDGNVCHAKQNADGSMNIDCNNGFGSVTMITGSFGFFVAAKAVRKYLDKRARLNI from the coding sequence ATGAGTGAACAAGTAACTGATATCCGCTTTGGTGGTATTAAACGACTATATGGTCAACAGCAATTTGAGTGGTTACAGCAAGCACATTTTTGTGTTGTGGGTATTGGTGGTGTAGGCAGTTGGACTGCTGAAGCACTAGCGCGTACCGGTGTGGGTAAAATCACCTTAATTGATTTAGATGATATTTGCGCAACCAATGTCAATCGTCAAATTCATGCCTTAACAGGTACAATAGGCGAAGCTAAAGTGGATGCCATGAAGGCGCGCTGCGAGCTGATAAACCCTGAGTGTATAGTGAATGTGATTGACGATTTTATTACCCTTGATAATATTCAAGAGCATATTCAAGGCTTTGATTATGTAATAGATTGTATAGATGCGGTAAAAGAAAAAGCGGCGTTAATCGCGCACTGTAAGCGTAATAAATTGCCTATAATTACCACGGGCGGTGCAGGTGGGCAAACCGATCCGAGTCAAATTACTTTTGGTGATGTGGCAAAAACCACCCAAGATCCATTACTTGCAAAAGTACGTTATATTTTGCGTAAGCAATATAATTTTAGCTCTAACCCAAAACGTAAATTTAATATTGACTGTGTATATTCAACAGAGCAGCTTGTTTATCCAGGTAGCGATGGCAATGTGTGTCATGCGAAACAAAATGCAGATGGCAGTATGAATATTGACTGTAATAATGGCTTTGGATCAGTGACGATGATCACTGGAAGTTTTGGATTCTTTGTTGCCGCTAAAGCAGTGAGAAAATATTTAGATAAGCGTGCACGTTTAAATATTTAA
- a CDS encoding TIGR01621 family pseudouridine synthase, whose product MNTTQTPVLKVQYTHDDFYIINKPQGLNFHSEEGPGFVVLAEQQLNEKLFAVHRLDKVTSGLIILARSKAAAAEFTQLFTQHAINKFYLAVSDTKPKKKQGWVKGDMAKSRRGTYKLLNSQSNPAITRFYSFSFKSGFRAYLLKPYSGKTHQLRVALKSLGAPIMGDASYAGSPAERTYLHAFALDFNWKGQKIQHTLLPQSGEEYAQLIKHQDFNSWQTPWKLDW is encoded by the coding sequence GTGAACACAACACAAACGCCTGTATTAAAAGTGCAATATACGCATGATGATTTTTACATCATAAATAAACCGCAAGGGCTCAATTTTCACTCTGAGGAAGGTCCCGGTTTTGTGGTACTAGCTGAGCAACAGTTAAACGAAAAATTATTTGCAGTGCACCGTTTAGATAAAGTCACCTCTGGGTTGATTATACTCGCGCGAAGCAAAGCGGCAGCAGCTGAATTTACGCAATTATTTACCCAGCATGCGATTAATAAGTTTTATCTAGCGGTCAGTGATACCAAGCCTAAAAAAAAGCAAGGCTGGGTTAAAGGTGATATGGCTAAGTCTCGCCGTGGCACGTATAAATTATTAAACTCACAAAGTAACCCTGCTATTACACGTTTTTATTCGTTTAGCTTTAAAAGCGGTTTTAGAGCTTACTTATTAAAACCCTATTCGGGAAAAACTCATCAGCTTAGGGTGGCATTAAAGAGTTTGGGTGCCCCCATAATGGGTGATGCGAGTTATGCAGGGAGCCCTGCAGAGCGTACCTATTTACATGCATTTGCGCTGGATTTTAATTGGAAAGGGCAAAAAATACAACATACCCTGTTGCCACAATCTGGTGAAGAGTATGCGCAATTAATAAAACATCAAGATTTTAATTCTTGGCAAACGCCGTGGAAATTGGATTGGTAA